The DNA sequence TGGGATAAATAAAGTGAAGCATTGACCCACTTCAGCTTCCTTTTAAGGTGTTACCCTACACAGGAAGAAGGAACTTTCTCCTTGACCATGTGACAGGGCTACTCATTATGCCATTATCTAATCAGCGGAAATGGTTATGTTCCTGTACACTAAACTGTGCTGCATAAAATTAAGACATTTGCCTGTgctcatacatttttttgtagAAGCAGCCCAGCACTGAGGGTGGCACTGATAAAGCGAAGGCCAGCACACTGAAGGAAAAAGCTCATGACAGCCAAAGCCTGCAAGATGTGCCATCTGTCCAGCCATCGACCCCAGAGAGGTACTGTCACACCTACCAGTATTACCAGTTTAACTATCTTCTGGTGTTGCTAAACCGTTGCTTGTCCTAGACAGAACAGATTGTAGATTAAAGCAGTTTACTCTAACATCCTCTACAGCAGAGAGAATGTTAAAATGTTGAGAATGTTATGTTAAATGCATTGTGTTATGACTTGCTTGTTTTTATGTCCTGTGAAGTTGAGCATAGCTACAAATTAACTTTCACATGTTTCATGTCTTTGCTTTATCTGAAAGACTTTCTTTCTCATCCAAAAAATCTTATCTGTATTAGAATGTGGTCACACAGGAAATCTGACTCATTGGTACTCATGGGAAAATATGGCCTGTGATTTACCCTCAGCAGTGCTGACTCGTACGTCCGACTCCTGGCATAGTTTACAGATTCCCTTTTATAGATGCACAGCATCTGCAATGAGAAAAATGGAGAATCCTGAAATTCCGTAGTCTGTGAAAGTTTGGCATCTCAATGTTGCTACAACTAAACTTTATGCAATGGTGCATTTTTGTTCAACAGGACAACAGGGGTTTTTCAGAAAGATTCTGAAGAAGCGTCCACATAAAGAAGCTCAGACGCCGGAAGATGGAGACCTGAGCCTAGCTTCCTTTTTGGATCAAAAAGAAGGTACACACTGCAGAGACCACATGTGATTCTTTTAAATTGTCATACTTTTActccattaatgtttttttttatgttttgtttttgatagCAACTTCTCCATCACGCTCGCCACAATTCAAAACCTAATGCGAGTCGACCCACTCGGACGGCCAGCATCAATATCAGTCACTCAGCAACTCGGGCCTCTGAGCGGTGCAACTCCTCGCTCAAACCGTGTGATCACCAATTCGAATGAGCTACGCCATCTTGATGAGTTCCTAGGCAATCAGGTCTAAAGAATAGATAGGAATGGAAGATGTTTGATTGTGTGGTTATGCATAATAGTGCAATCAATTGATGAGTGATTGAAGACTGTTAAGTCATGTTTATAATGTATACAATTTTCTGAAAAGCTTTATTCTTTCTCTTCTGTGGTGTAGGTGAATGATCTGCGTTCAAGGGAAAGCAGCTTTCAGGAAACAGAGCACATCTTCATTACCGCCACAATGCAGTTCAGAGAAAACATCAAGGGATGTACTCATTCTCTGTGAGTAGAGCTAATACAACACTCCCTAAAACTACAACCCAAACACTACAGTATATACCAAATATGCCATGACCTATCTATGATGCCACTACACCAATTTGTTGGTTTGCTAGGTCAATATGTATTATGGGTATAAAAAGAAACTTGTAGTTCATGTTATTCATTTCTTCTTCACCCAACAGAAACCACAAATTGGGTACGAGGCTTTGATGAAGAGCTACCACAATAAAGTGATCAATCTAGCTGGAGAAAAGCAGAAAGGTGAGGTGCCACTGGTGGTCAATCTCTTCCAGTCAGTTCTGGACGGCTTCATCAGAGCGGAGATTAAAAAAGAAGAGGCCGAACCAGCCAAGGTGAAAGTTCATGCATGCCCTGTTACCCTCTAGACTTTCATTAGCTGATTTAAATGGAAGTTATTTATCATTTGAATGCATGTTATCCTTTTGACTTACCTCGGATAAATCTGTCTCAGCCCCCCAAAGGTCGTAAGATGAGAAGGAAGAAGGACAAGGGCGTAAGTATCCTTTCATCCTTTCATATTGACACTGCTTTGTGAATTGTGAAGGAATGTAAACATCTTGTCTGAATTTAGTTGGAGAATCCATTGGACCATGTGTTTACGAACTACCAAGTCAACATTATGCAGTCTTGTGATCAGTGCACGTCCTACATCTGGGGCATGGAGAAGGCCTACATGTGCAGTTGTGAGTATCTCTGATACATGCCCTATGGATTTGCTTCCATTCAGGCTGAGAACATTGTATGATGAGTTCCTTCTGTTTCAGATTGCAAAATGGTTTGCCATAAGAAGTGCATTTGTAAAATCGCCATAGACTGCTCTACTTTCTGCTCTAAGAAGGTAAGAATCCAATCTTCTAAGCAGTTTGGAGAAGCAGTCATTtcgaaatcttgttcaattggtCGACCTTTGTGTGCTGTGGGTCTAGTGTGATGATGAGCCAGGATCACAACACTTTGGTGTTCGTGTGGGCCACCTGGTCAACAACAAGACCCCTGTGCCAATCGTTCTGGAGATAATGATGGAACACGTGGAAATGAATGGCCTGTACACAGAGGGCATTTACAGGAAGTCCGGCTCAGCCAATCGCATGAAGGAGCTACACCAGCTGTTGGAAACAGGTGAGCTATCATGGATGGTACCAGAATTCATTGGCACACTGGGAAGACGACCTCTCTGTAGTCTCACACAGTCATGTTTTGTAGCTTATCCTGCCCACTCTTGATAACTTTATTAAATAACCCTGTTTAATGACTGCATGTTTGTGTAGGCCCAGAGAACGTTTGTCTTGAGGATCACCCAATCCATGCCGTAACTGGCCTGGTCAAACAGTGGTTAAGGGAGTTGCCTGAACCGCTCATGACCTTCACGCACTACAACGACTTCCTCCGTGCAATAGGTTGGTCCCCACAACACCCTTTTGGTAGCCCTTAGACATGCTGTAACTCTTTTGTTGTCCCTCATAGAACTGCCTGAAAAGCAAGAACAATTGCAAGCCATTTACAGAGTTTTGGAACAGCTTCCGGCTGCCAACTTCAACACCTTGGAGAGACTCGTTTTCCATCTTGTCAGGTACAGATGACTACATGCAGTCGAACAAATTCTGTTAGTGCAAAACCATGTAGCTAGCCATAAAGTTAACGATCTGGTGTCATTTCAGGGTTGCAAAGGAGGAGAAGAGTAATCGGATGACGCCAAACTCTCTAGCCATTGTTTTTGCCCCCTGCATCCTCCGTTGTCCGGACAGCGCTGACCCACTCATGAGCATGAAAGACGTCGCCAAAACCACCACGTAAGGACTTCATATCCACACTGCAAATTAGAGAGTGTTGTTAAGAACAATGTGAATGAAGTCAAAAGACTTAACCTTTACCTTTCCTCAGTTGTGTGGAGATGATACTAAATGAACAAATCCGGAAATACAATGAGAAAATGGAGGAGATCGAGCAGCTGGAATACGCTGAGGCACTGGCAGTCAATCAGCTCAAGCTTAAAAGACGAAACACGGTACACATGACTTACCTGTCCTAGCAGGATGTCTTCTAGCATTGCTGTATAGTTATTTGAAAGTGGTTTGTCTCCTGATGCCTGTGGAAAAACGTCTATATTTCGCCCCCTGAACAATCACTTTTTCCAACAGTCTGCAACCTTCCATAAGGCTCCTACAGAGAGTAATTTTCGCAACACTTTTTTGCTTCTCGTTTTTATGTCTTTATGTAGAGCTGGAATTTACCTCTCAGGTTTATCACTCCTTACAAAGAAGTGGCGGTACGTATGACCCTGTGGTGTTGTGAAGCCCAGTGGTTTGGCATGTTCATGCATCCGGTGTGCATGCCTCACCAATACTAACTCAAACCACTGCATGTGTTAGTGTTAGTTTAGATCTGTAGACAAGGGTGTCGGGTGGATGTCGGTGTAGATGTGTGCTGGTTTTGGTTGGGCATTGCAGTGAATGGCATGAATTTCAAAGCTACGCAAAGTAAACTGCTGAAGATTACACAATAGGGGGATTCTGTAATGTTTCTTGTTTGTATAAATGCAGACAATAATGCAGAAAGATAAGCAGTCAGGTTTGACTGTTAATCTTTGTTTTTGGTTTCTACAAACCTTTGAAACTCATGCCATTGTAACTTAGAGacttttttaattgtgtttagttccacaatataatataacatcCATCCAAGTGTTTGAAATTCTCTCCAGTAGaccttttctctttctccagaTTGACTCACCTTTGAAACATCTCTAGCACTCCTCATTTTCAATCCACAAGGGATTGTTTTTCCCCCTTTTACCTCGTAGACTAACCAAATGGGCACAGACTTGAGTCCAGTGAAAATACTTAGTACTGTAGTCCCTTTACTGAAGAACCTCCTGTCTTTATGTGCTTCCTTTTTTATGGCAACATGGGGAAAAGCATGGATTCATCTGTCTTTATCTCCAGTTGAAGATTGTATCTGTTTGAACTCTAGATCCGGGAGACGCCAGGTTCCGACCTTTGTGCTGTACCTGAGGATGAGCCCCTGGATTCAGATACAGAAGCTGAGCGAAGCCTGATGGAGCGGATCAAGTCCATCAAGCAAGAAAAGTATGTAAATGTAGAAGTAGTCTCAGGACCACATTGCATGACTCTTGAACGTCTTTTTCTGGTTTATGTTGCAGAGAGGACCTTGCCTGCAGGCTACCTGAACTAGAACAGCCCGGTTCTGACCAGGAGAACCTGGACTCGGAGGCATCTGTCAGCTCTGAGAGCCTGTTGGATGAGCGAGCAGTCTGTTCGGACACGGAAGGTCAGTATTAAGGTACAGACTCTCTTTGTTTCTGACCAGTCCTTTGGTTTTCCTCTGCAGTAGTCACCCATGTGTGGGTCCTGTCCTTGTTGTGTGTGGCGCAGGTCTGGACGGGATGCTCCTGGCACATTTAAAGAGGGTGGCGGTGCCATCCGCTCTGTAGCAGGTTGTGATCTCATCTAACCCaagtgtttttatgtgcatgtttgCGGTGATGGAATAAGACGCTGCATGTTGACTCTCTTTTATGACTGTTGGTGGCATATCTTGGGTTCTGCTCTGGGCTTTCTTCTACTTTGGGGGTTGATTGGTTCTCTTTCCCTGTTGTAGGACAAACAATCGTAATCCCAAGATTATCCAAACCAGCTTGCCTTCCTAAGTCTGTCACCCTGGCCCAAGGAGGCAGCACATGGGCTGACGCCTCCTCTCTTCCTTCACTGTCTTCTCCCAGGCTTCAGCTCCAGCGTCGCTGCCCTGTCATACCCCAAACGGTCAAGCTGCCCCCAGGAGTCTTGTGCCACCCGGCTGTACAGTCCCTCCCTCCCCGCAAAGCCCGGTCCCTCACCCTCGTCCAGCGGCGCGAGCAACCGGGCCGCCGCAAAGACAGCATCCAGTCCCTCTACATCGCCGCTGGAGTAGATCTCCTCTTCCCGCCTTCACCTGCAGCCTCAGACACCGCCAGCGCACAGGAGCTCCAGACCTCCTCACGACGTTTCTCAGACCCAGACATTGCTTTCGTAAAGGACGAGGTTTGAGTTGCAAAGTGGCATGCTCTCGAAAGAGCAATTTGATTTTATTGACGTCATTGGCGCGGACTACTTGCCCCGGTCATAGTGACTGATAAAAGAGAATGGTCTCACCTAGCACTTTTCCATACTAATAATATATTGGATTTTTAAAGATACTTTTTTTAAGACTCAGATTTGGGCGGCATATAGGCATTGACATGCATCaatgctttgctttttttttaacagtcttGCACCTTTGTGTCTTTTTAACGAAGATGAAAACTAATTCAACCATGAGGAGTGATCCCTTGATGGTGTTTTGTGGATGGATTTATTCATACACccaaagctttgttcatcttaaaTGGACTTTTAAGTTGTAGATCCTACTTCAATTCCTGCACAAGAACTCAATGGACAAGTTTTGACTAGAAGGGGGAAGGATGCAGCACTAGCCACTTTCCTCTCGGACCAGAATGCCATAACCGAATGCAATTTTACATCATAACTCAgaactttttcttcttttcattttGGTAAACGATATGACACTTTGGA is a window from the Carassius auratus strain Wakin unplaced genomic scaffold, ASM336829v1 scaf_tig00031568, whole genome shotgun sequence genome containing:
- the LOC113080547 gene encoding unconventional myosin-IXb-like isoform X3; translation: MYSFSKPQIGYEALMKSYHNKVINLAGEKQKGEVPLVVNLFQSVLDGFIRAEIKKEEAEPAKPPKGRKMRRKKDKGLENPLDHVFTNYQVNIMQSCDQCTSYIWGMEKAYMCSYCKMVCHKKCICKIAIDCSTFCSKKCDDEPGSQHFGVRVGHLVNNKTPVPIVLEIMMEHVEMNGLYTEGIYRKSGSANRMKELHQLLETGPENVCLEDHPIHAVTGLVKQWLRELPEPLMTFTHYNDFLRAIELPEKQEQLQAIYRVLEQLPAANFNTLERLVFHLVRVAKEEKSNRMTPNSLAIVFAPCILRCPDSADPLMSMKDVAKTTTCVEMILNEQIRKYNEKMEEIEQLEYAEALAVNQLKLKRRNTSWNLPLRFITPYKEVAIRETPGSDLCAVPEDEPLDSDTEAERSLMERIKSIKQEKEDLACRLPELEQPGSDQENLDSEASVSSESLLDERAVCSDTEGFSSSVAALSYPKRSSCPQESCATRLYSPSLPAKPGPSPSSSGASNRAAAKTASSPSTSPLE
- the LOC113080547 gene encoding unconventional myosin-IXb-like isoform X4: MYSFSKPQIGYEALMKSYHNKVINLAGEKQKGEVPLVVNLFQSVLDGFIRAEIKKEEAEPAKPPKGRKMRRKKDKGLENPLDHVFTNYQVNIMQSCDQCTSYIWGMEKAYMCSYCKMVCHKKCICKIAIDCSTFCSKKCDDEPGSQHFGVRVGHLVNNKTPVPIVLEIMMEHVEMNGLYTEGIYRKSGSANRMKELHQLLETGPENVCLEDHPIHAVTGLVKQWLRELPEPLMTFTHYNDFLRAIELPEKQEQLQAIYRVLEQLPAANFNTLERLVFHLVRVAKEEKSNRMTPNSLAIVFAPCILRCPDSADPLMSMKDVAKTTTCVEMILNEQIRKYNEKMEEIEQLEYAEALAVNQLKLKRRNTSWNLPLRFITPYKEVAIRETPGSDLCAVPEDEPLDSDTEAERSLMERIKSIKQEKEDLACRLPELEQPGSDQENLDSEASVSSESLLDERAVCSDTEGLDGMLLAHLKRVAVPSAL
- the LOC113080547 gene encoding unconventional myosin-IXb-like isoform X5 gives rise to the protein MYSFSKPQIGYEALMKSYHNKVINLAGEKQKGEVPLVVNLFQSVLDGFIRAEIKKEEAEPAKPPKGRKMRRKKDKGLENPLDHVFTNYQVNIMQSCDQCTSYIWGMEKAYMCSYCKMVCHKKCICKIAIDCSTFCSKKCDDEPGSQHFGVRVGHLVNNKTPVPIVLEIMMEHVEMNGLYTEGIYRKSGSANRMKELHQLLETGPENVCLEDHPIHAVTGLVKQWLRELPEPLMTFTHYNDFLRAIELPEKQEQLQAIYRVLEQLPAANFNTLERLVFHLVRVAKEEKSNRMTPNSLAIVFAPCILRCPDSADPLMSMKDVAKTTTCVEMILNEQIRKYNEKMEEIEQLEYAEALAVNQLKLKRRNTSWNLPLRFITPYKEVAIRETPGSDLCAVPEDEPLDSDTEAERSLMERIKSIKQEKEDLACRLPELEQPGSDQENLDSEASVSSESLLDERAVCSDTEGQY
- the LOC113080547 gene encoding unconventional myosin-IXb-like isoform X2; its protein translation is MYSFSKPQIGYEALMKSYHNKVINLAGEKQKGEVPLVVNLFQSVLDGFIRAEIKKEEAEPAKPPKGRKMRRKKDKGLENPLDHVFTNYQVNIMQSCDQCTSYIWGMEKAYMCSYCKMVCHKKCICKIAIDCSTFCSKKCDDEPGSQHFGVRVGHLVNNKTPVPIVLEIMMEHVEMNGLYTEGIYRKSGSANRMKELHQLLETGPENVCLEDHPIHAVTGLVKQWLRELPEPLMTFTHYNDFLRAIELPEKQEQLQAIYRVLEQLPAANFNTLERLVFHLVRVAKEEKSNRMTPNSLAIVFAPCILRCPDSADPLMSMKDVAKTTTCVEMILNEQIRKYNEKMEEIEQLEYAEALAVNQLKLKRRNTIRETPGSDLCAVPEDEPLDSDTEAERSLMERIKSIKQEKEDLACRLPELEQPGSDQENLDSEASVSSESLLDERAVCSDTEGQTIVIPRLSKPACLPKSVTLAQGGSTWADASSLPSLSSPRLQLQRRCPVIPQTVKLPPGVLCHPAVQSLPPRKARSLTLVQRREQPGRRKDSIQSLYIAAGVDLLFPPSPAASDTASAQELQTSSRRFSDPDIAFVKDEV
- the LOC113080547 gene encoding unconventional myosin-IXb-like isoform X1 — protein: MYSFSKPQIGYEALMKSYHNKVINLAGEKQKGEVPLVVNLFQSVLDGFIRAEIKKEEAEPAKPPKGRKMRRKKDKGLENPLDHVFTNYQVNIMQSCDQCTSYIWGMEKAYMCSYCKMVCHKKCICKIAIDCSTFCSKKCDDEPGSQHFGVRVGHLVNNKTPVPIVLEIMMEHVEMNGLYTEGIYRKSGSANRMKELHQLLETGPENVCLEDHPIHAVTGLVKQWLRELPEPLMTFTHYNDFLRAIELPEKQEQLQAIYRVLEQLPAANFNTLERLVFHLVRVAKEEKSNRMTPNSLAIVFAPCILRCPDSADPLMSMKDVAKTTTCVEMILNEQIRKYNEKMEEIEQLEYAEALAVNQLKLKRRNTSWNLPLRFITPYKEVAIRETPGSDLCAVPEDEPLDSDTEAERSLMERIKSIKQEKEDLACRLPELEQPGSDQENLDSEASVSSESLLDERAVCSDTEGQTIVIPRLSKPACLPKSVTLAQGGSTWADASSLPSLSSPRLQLQRRCPVIPQTVKLPPGVLCHPAVQSLPPRKARSLTLVQRREQPGRRKDSIQSLYIAAGVDLLFPPSPAASDTASAQELQTSSRRFSDPDIAFVKDEV